In the genome of Corythoichthys intestinalis isolate RoL2023-P3 chromosome 19, ASM3026506v1, whole genome shotgun sequence, one region contains:
- the LOC130907379 gene encoding uncharacterized protein F54H12.2-like, which translates to MLPISALTEDGPIEFFVPGDGSKYLDLADTLLQLQLQVTNADGSRLPAAEKVGLINYPLNTIFSQVDVTLADRLISQSSSTHPYRSMIEALLNFSDASLKSQFTAGMFFKDKSGQMDTTDLTGDAVNEGLVNRAQRVAGSRSFYVIGPLHADIFFCERLLLNNVDLRVKLIKANNDFCFISPANSDHKLKILSASLFVKRVAVSPAVSLGHEAALRKENALYPLSRINVKTYSIPQQSRTCQQDNLFLGPMPRYVVVGLVAHTAFTGRRESNPFNFANYNMEYLALTQEGRQIPSKPFQPQFSERNAAREFYNLFTSTGRHLKDLPLCIDHEDFMDGYALYVFNLSANDDTSALSTVSNGSVRLEMRFKAPLPHTVTLIVYACYDSILEIDSKRQVLVDYY; encoded by the coding sequence ATGCTCCCGATCTCGGCCCTTACCGAAGACGGCCCCATCGAGTTTTTTGTTCCTGGCGATGGTTCTAAATATCTGGACCTCGCGGACACCCTGCTTCAGCTCCAATTACAGGTGACAAACGCCGATGGATCCCGTTTACCTGCGGCGGAGAAGGTGGGGCTTATCAATTACCCACTTAACACCATATTCTCCCAAGTTGATGTTACTTTGGCAGACAGATTGATATCTCAGTCCAGTTCGACACACCCTTATCGATCCATGATAGAAGCTTTATTAAACTTTTCGGACGCTTCTTTGAAGAGCCAGTTCACAGCCGGTATGTTTTTCAAAGATAAAAGTGGACAAATGGACACCACTGACCTTACTGGCGACGCTGTGAATGAGGGTTTGGTGAACCGAGCGCAGAGGGTTGCTGGCTCCAGATCATTTTATGTCATAGGCCCTCTACATGCCgacatatttttttgtgaacgACTCCTGTTAAACAATGTGGACTTACGCGTCAAACTCATCAAGGCCAACAATGATTTCTGCTTCATTTCACCGGCTAACAGCGatcataagttaaaaatattgaGCGCTTCTTTATTTGTCAAAAGGGTCGCTGTGTCTCCAGCTGTTTCTCTGGGACACGAGGCTGCACTCCGCAAAGAGAACGCTTTGTACCCCCTGTCACGTATTAACGTAAAAACGTACTCTATCCCTCAACAATCTCGAACGTGTCAGCAAGATAACCTTTTCCTCGGACCAATGCCTCGTTATGTCGTAGTTGGCCTAGTTGCACACACGGCGTTCACGGGTCGTCGAGAAAGTAACCCTTTCAACTTTGCTAATTATAACATGGAGTATTTAGCTCTGACGCAGGAAGGAAGACAAATCCCCTCGAAACCTTTTCAACCACAATTTTCCGAAAGGAATGCCGCTCGCGAGTTTTATAATTTGTTTACGTCTACAGGCAGACATTTGAAGGATCTGCCTCTCTGTATTGATCACGAGGATTTCATGGACGGCTATGCTCTATATGTGTTCAATTTGAGCGCTAACGACGACACATCTGCATTATCGACTGTGTCTAACGGTAGTGTCAGATTGGAGATGAGATTCAAAGCTCCACTGCCTCACACAGTCACACTTATTGTCTACGCATGCTATGACTCTATTCTGGAAATAGACTCAAAACGGCAAGTACTGGTGGACTATTACTGA